One part of the Ziziphus jujuba cultivar Dongzao chromosome 2, ASM3175591v1 genome encodes these proteins:
- the LOC107419077 gene encoding squamosa promoter-binding-like protein 6 has protein sequence MESWTYVSEGKGFVSEETISTFNSLARSKNAVLGWELKTPCTFGNNMLVPGQQDIENHGFGEYIEMIGKPLPSDSIGGVLSSKVGVGKNVNHTMTNTFSGEEESSSKLSSSILDSNSKDSSLIDLKLGRITDHRDIHTSKFSKGAPVLSSLESSTPPKRMRISGLHSQTAFCQVYGCNKDLSSSKDYHKRHKVCELHSKTAKVIVNGIEQRFCQQCSRFHLLAEFDNGKRSCRKRLAGHNERRRKPQMGIHSGRAGRLLQSYSGSRFQGTTLSTTSFICQDILPGGFLHPDKYGTNDWCRSIKVEDGHDYRPLSSLMVTNGHHRSKSLFPPYDIEKHFPPFNESGANAATGSIFSENSSQYPHDLGCPNSGPRSFLHNNTLGNEDFNFFNTATNIQGFSLGISGSGCALSLLSSQSQNPSSHSAEIPIARPVVMPGNHTCYGMSQVSEKIIGACSQAPISAVSNKLPSLGMNTVNGNNLSPMLISNASDTVNFDITDGIFQGSDFVNSKDRLSCADGPTIDLLQLSSQLQRVEDQRQSLQMKQENDAFCCLRIT, from the exons ATGGAGTCTTGGACTTATGTATCTGAAGGGAAAGGTTTTGTTTCAGAAGAAACAATTTCAACTTTTAATTCACTTGCTAGAAGTAAAAATGCTGTCTTGGGTTGGGAATTGAAAACCCCTTGTACTTTTGGCAACAATATGTTAGTACCTGGTCAACAAGATATTGAGAATCATGGATTTGGGGAGTATATTGAAATGATTGGAAAGCCATTACCCAGTGATTCGATTGGCGGTGTTCTGAGTAGCAAGGTTGGTGTGGGAAAAAATGTTAATCATACCATGACAAATACATTTTCTGGAGAAGAAGAATCCAGTTCAAAGCTTTCAAGCTCTATTTTAGACTCTAACAGTAAGGATTCGTCACTCATTGACTTGAAATTGGGGCGTATTACGGATCACAGAGATATCCATACTTCTAAATTTTCTAAAGGAGCACCGGTTTTGTCTTCATTGGAGTCATCTACACCGCCGAAGAGAATGCGGATTTCAGGGTTGCATTCCCAGACTGCTTTCTGCCAAGTTTATGGTTGTAACAAGGATCTCAGCTCTTCTAAGGACTACCACAAGAGGCATAAAGTTTGTGAGCTTCACTCAAAGACTGCCAAAGTTATTGTGAACGGCATAGAGCAGAGGTTCTGTCAGCAATGTAGCAG GTTTCACTTGCTGGCTGAATTTGATAATGGTAAGCGCAGCTGTCGTAAACGCCTTGCTGGACACAATGAGCGTCGGAGAAAGCCTCAGATGGGAATTCATTCTGGAAGAGCAGGGAGGTTGCTTCAGTCGTACAGTG GTAGCCGATTTCAGGGAACTACATTATCAACTACATCCTTTATTTGCCAAGACATACTCCCTGGTGGCTTTTTGCATCCTGATAAATATGGAACAAATGACTGGTGCAGGAGTATTAAAGTTGAAGATGGCCATGATTATAGACCTCTGTCAAGCCTCATGGTAACAAATGGTCATCACCGTTCAAAATCTCTCTTCCCTCCATATGATATTGAAAAACACTTTCCTCCTTTTAATGAAAGTGGAGCTAATGCTGCTACAGGAAGCATTTTTAGTGAGAACAGTAGTCAATATCCACATGACCTTGGATGCCCAAATTCCGGTCCACGTTCTTTTCTCCATAATAACACATTAGGAAATgaagatttcaattttttcaatacaGCAACAAACATCCAGGGATTTTCACTGGGAATTTCAGGTTCTGGCTGTGCTCTCTCTCTTCTGTCATCTCAATCTCAGAACCCTTCGAGCCACTCAGCTGAAATTCCCATTGCTCGACCCGTGGTAATGCCTGGCAACCATACTTGTTACGGCATGAGTCAGGTTTCAGAAAAGATTATTGGGGCATGCTCACAAGCACCAATAAGTGCGGTATCAAACAAGCTACCTTCTCTAGGAATGAATACTGTGAATGGAAATAACCTGTCTCCCATGCTGATATCCAATGCTAGTGATACTGTCAACTTTGATATCACAGATGGGATTTTTCAAGGATCGGATTTTGTAAATTCGAAGGACCGTCTTTCTTGTGCAGATGGACCGACCATTGACTTACTTCAATTATCATCACAGCTCCAACGAGTGGAGGATCAAAGACAGTCTTTGCAGATGAAGCAGGAAAATGATGCTTTCTGCTGTCTCAGGATCACATAA